One region of Populus trichocarpa isolate Nisqually-1 chromosome 4, P.trichocarpa_v4.1, whole genome shotgun sequence genomic DNA includes:
- the LOC18097976 gene encoding uncharacterized protein LOC18097976 isoform X2: MATLGCNDTDAKKTEVESLQVLRPVGSQGGGTEGLPYLYHRPMHKGLAKADDDYVTEAFKQLPMPDQEKLIEELSSQLHQDVMVEKLFDESEEAYRLRCFTELHMKLPSDSRQGFNNEFRRRYYSIRDT; encoded by the exons ATGGCAACATTAGGGTGCAATGACACTGATGCGAAGAAAACTGAAGTCGAAAGCTTGCAGGTTCTTAGACCTGTGGGCTCCCAAGGCGGAGGAACTGAAGGACTTCCTTATCTGTACCATCGACCAATGCACAAAGGTCTAGCAAAGGCAGATGATGATTATGTCACCGAGGCATTCAAACAACTTCCTATGCCAGATCAAGAGAAACTTATAGAAGAACTTTCTAGCCAGCTTCATCAAGATGTTATGGTTGAAAAGTTGTTCGACGAGAGTGAAGAAGCTTATAGACTAAGATGTTTCACAGAGCTGCATATGAAGCTTCCATCGGATAGCCGCCAAGGTTTCAATAACGAATTTCGCCGGAGATACTATTCAATCAGAG ATACATAA
- the LOC18097974 gene encoding UPF0481 protein At3g47200, which translates to MEIELRFIGDQIQENAGTSDDHVTSITEADRQWLKSVETKTKLLPKLLNNSAGKSSCCIFRVPQSLFEINKMAYQPHIVSIGPYHHGKVHLKMIEEHKWRFLGGVLARTQQHGIGINDFFKAIAPIEEKIRDCYSETIECSRQEFIEMMVLDGCFIIELFCIVGGIVQTDIDDPIFNMTRMFFFIMRDLLRLENQIPFFVLETLFETSILSSRKQNVSSLAELALEFFDYAAQRPPEVLRRYKDIRGKHLLDLFRSTIIPSSQEVPGKISPFLQLIQSAKKLHQAGIKFKPRETDSFLDIEFSNGVLEIPLLTVDDFTTSVILNCVAFEQCYNHCSNHITSYVTFMGCLINAPSDAGFLCDYKIVENYFGTDEEVARFFNNVGKDVTFDIQRSYLSKVFEDVNEHYSNNWHVRWAGFMHTYFDTPWSFISALAAVVLLILTMIQAFFAFYGYFRPPKQ; encoded by the coding sequence ATGGAAATAGAATTAAGGTTCATCGGAGACCAAATACAGGAAAATGCAGGAACCTCTGATGATCATGTCACTAGCATCACGGAGGCAGACAGGCAATGGCTAAAATCAGTGGAAACAAAGACTAAGCTATTGCCAAAATTGTTAAACAATTCAGCCGGCAAGAGCTCTTGTTGCATCTTTAGAGTGCCTCAAAGCCTCTTCGAGATTAACAAGATGGCCTATCAGCCCCATATTGTCTCCATTGGTCCTTACCACCATGGCAAAGTGCATCTCAAGATGATCGAAGAACACAAATGGAGGTTTCTTGGTGGTGTTCTTGCTCGAACACAGCAACATGGTATTGGAATCAACGACTTCTTCAAAGCCATAGCACCGATTGAGGAGAAGATAAGAGATTGTTACTCTGAGACTATTGAATGTAGCAGACAAGAATTCATTGAGATGATGGTGCTCGATGGATGTTTCATTATTGAGCTCTTCTGCATCGTTGGAGGGATAGTGCAAACAGATATTGATGACCCTATATTCAATATGACACGgatgtttttctttatcatgCGTGATCTTCTCAGGTTAGAGAACCAAATTCCCTTCTTTGTTCTTGAAACACTGTTCGAGACCTCAATCTTatcttcaagaaaacaaaatgtttcATCCCTTGCGGAACTAGCCTTGGAATTCTTTGATTATGCTGCTCAAAGACCTCCTGAAGTCCTAAGAAGGTATAAAGACATTAGGGGGAAGCATTTACTAGATTTGTTTCGGTCGACTATCATCCCTTCATCCCAAGAAGTGCCTGGAAAGATCAGTCCATTCCTTCAATTGATTCAATCTGCCAAGAAGCTCCATCAAGCTGGAATAAAGTTCAAGCCAAGGGAGACTGACAGCTTCTTGGACATCGAATTCAGCAATGGAGTCCTTGAAATCCCACTTTTAACAGTAGATGATTTCACCACGTCTGTCATACTCAATTGTGTTGCATTTGAACAATGCTATAACCATTGCTCAAACCACATTACAAGTTATGTTACCTTCATGGGCTGCCTCATCAACGCCCCTAGTGATGCGGGGTTTTTATGTGATTACAAAATAGTTGAGAATTACTTCGGAACCGACGAGGAAGTTGCTCGTTTCTTTAATAATGTTGGCAAGGATGTTACTTTTGATATTCAGAGGAGTTACCTGTCAAAAGTGTTTGAGGATGTCAACGAGCACTACAGCAACAATTGGCATGTTAGATGGGCAGGGTTCATGCATACTTATTTTGACACCCCATGGTCCTTCATATCAGCTTTAGCTGCAGTTGTTCTACTCATCCTCACTATGATACAGGCCTTCTTTGCTTTCTATGGATATTTCCGTCCTCCTAAACAATAA
- the LOC18097975 gene encoding 18.1 kDa class I heat shock protein-like, producing MEMIPSFLDNHRGRSIIDPFSSFDIWNPFKDFSPFTSTSNSLLSHENSAFVNTRVDWKETPEAHVFKADLPGLKKEEVKVGVEDDRVLQISGERNVEKEDKNDTWHRVERSSGKFLRRFRLPKDAKMDQVKASMENGVLIVTVPKEELKKPGVKAIEISG from the coding sequence ATGGAAATGATTCCAAGCTTCTTAGACAACCACCGAGGCAGAAGCATTATCGATCCATTCTCTTCTTTTGATATTTGGAATCCGTTCAAGGACTTCTCTCCTTTCACTTCCACCTCAAATTCTCTCCTTTCTCATGAAAATTCAGCTTTTGTAAACACCCGCGTGGATTGGAAAGAGACACCAGAAGCCCATGTCTTCAAGGCAGATCTTCCAGGGCTTAAAAAAGAGGAAGTGAAGGTCGGAGTTGAAGATGACAGGGTGCTTCAGATTAGCGGAGAAAGGAATGTAGAGAAGGAAGACAAGAACGATACATGGCATAGGGTGGAGCGAAGCAGTGGCAAGTTCTTGAGGAGGTTTAGGCTGCCCAAGGATGCGAAAATGGATCAGGTCAAGGCTTCTATGGAAAACGGAGTTCTTATTGTGACTGTGCCTAAAGAGGAGCTCAAGAAACCTGGTGTCAAGGCTATTGAAATCTCTGGTTAA